A stretch of the Porifericola rhodea genome encodes the following:
- a CDS encoding ExbD/TolR family protein gives MNLDSKNKVETSFNFSSIADVIFLLLIFFMLTSSFVTPSGLPVNLPSSKSANIVMQKVSVTITPDIRFYINDKLVPVAQLESALASSLANAEQGVVVLNVDKKVPVEHLVKVAGIASALNAKVSVATIPE, from the coding sequence AATAAGGTTGAGACATCTTTTAACTTTTCGTCTATAGCCGATGTTATTTTCCTTCTCCTCATATTTTTTATGCTGACATCTTCATTTGTTACACCTTCTGGCTTGCCTGTAAATCTTCCTTCCAGTAAATCTGCCAATATTGTTATGCAAAAAGTAAGTGTAACAATAACGCCGGATATTCGGTTTTATATTAATGACAAGCTTGTGCCTGTGGCACAGCTAGAAAGCGCTTTGGCAAGTAGCCTGGCAAATGCAGAACAAGGTGTAGTTGTACTCAATGTAGATAAAAAAGTTCCTGTTGAGCACCTAGTAAAAGTAGCTGGAATTGCCAGTGCTTTAAATGCAAAAGTTTCAGTAGCTACAATTCCTGAATAG